Proteins co-encoded in one Anabas testudineus chromosome 8, fAnaTes1.2, whole genome shotgun sequence genomic window:
- the csf2rb gene encoding cytokine receptor common subunit beta isoform X1, with product MTHLLWLVLWSVHHCLALSLDPDNCSFHESSSAHNVSPLLESLECYNDYQSYIYCQWKENTTLQLWLKTKNGRELCELYGTVQCKIKPLSLAIGIKHTFFFLNNETPAVCSSAAHGAVHLSQHLRARPPVDLSTHDAADGGRWISWSSPYPSSSSLNKNLTYQLSYRTDTQDNWKTVDVTNTRLKLEKQSLLPGQRYEAKARTRASVGKWSDWTPVVTWKSEDDTGQPPRLHCVLDGETEVTCSWEVSRDLARFIYYQLNCQHNQTPLLEGCCVNPTVTSDLRGTVLTYSCSVNVTDPAHLKLELQPKHISKTFDAFQHIKPKQPEQVEVKKKDGNWVVEWTQPHMNLNLNYQVCYYMTQDEQGSSTYVNRTTLDLIIPGESLVPSQQYQVKVRSLVDPGYGSTYEGIPSEWTEPKNWTSHSTALTEAWSVTNFLYFLISVFVAVVFLIFYCSFPSCQRRIILWVDSVPSPGKSKILSELKSATSGTFMQNDDDTICNVLHFDTVSTCSSDVSLWPIKDTDKNSLEPDEGFWNEENLLPLAEKANHSDTSSMSFSGPYIFCQKSHPIHMSADSKSEGEVKEDKSSPDDSPSPVNFALFGEGYVCLPSRTMSRSTQDLVSHSEANKNTHMYDSPEQNPQCPDTSMWTGEMDVQPGISELTGRTQPPAYTSRPFSPWPQGGQTQASGYCFLPQPK from the exons ATGACGCATCTCTTGTGGCTTGTGCTTTGGTCAGTGCACCATTGTCTGGCGCTCTCCTTGGATCCAGATAACTGCTCCTTCCATGAGAGCAGCAGCGCACATAACG TGTCGCCGTTGCTGGAATCCTTAGAGTGCTATAACGACTATCAGTCCTACATCTACTGCCAGtggaaagaaaatacaacattGCAGCTTTGGCTCAAGACTAAAAATGGCAG GGAGTTGTGTGAGCTATATGGGACTGTccagtgtaaaataaaacccCTTTCATTGGCTATTGGCATAAAACacaccttcttcttcctcaaTAATGAGACTCCGGCCGTTTGCTCGTCTGCTGCACATGGAGCTGTGCACCTCTCTCAACACT TGAGAGCACGCCCACCAGTGGACCTGTCCACGCATGATGCAGCCGATGGGGGCAGATGGATCAGCTGGTCCAGCCCTTACCCTTCCTCCTCATCCCTGAACAAAAACCTCACGTACCAGCTCAGCTACAGGACAGACACGCAGGACAACTGGAAA ACCGTGGACGTCACCAACACCAGACTGAAACTAGAGAAGCAATCGCTGCTTCCAGGTCAAAGGTACGAAGCCAAAGCGAGGACCCGGGCCAGTGTGGGCAAGTGGAGCGACTGGACCCCGGTGGTGACCTGGAAGAGTGAAGACG ACACTGGACAGCCTCCCAGATTGCACTGTGTGCTGgatggagagacagaggtgACGTGCAGCTGGGAGGTGAGCAGAGATCTGGCTCGCTTCATTTACTACCAGCTGAACTGTCAACACAACCAGACTCCGTT GCTTGAGGGATGCTGTGTGAACCCAACCGTCACTTCTGACCTCCGAGGGACAGTGCTGACGTACAGCTGCTCAGTGAATGTTACAGACCCTGCACATCTGAAGCTGGAGCTCCaaccaaaacacatttccaaGACTTTTGATGCCTTCCAACACA TTAAACCCAAGCAACCAGAGCAGGTagaggtgaaaaagaaagacGGCAACTGGGTGGTGGAATGGACTCAACCACACATGAATTTAAACCTGAACTATCAGGTCTGCTACTACATGACACAGGATGAA caggGAAGCTCTACATATGTGAACAGAACAACATTGGACCTGATCATCCCAGGAGAGTCTCTGGTTCCATCCCAGCAATATCAGGTCAAAGTCAGATCACTGGTTGATCCTGGATATGGTTCCACATATGAGGGGATCCCTTCTGAATGGACTGAGCCTAAAAATTGGACTTCTCATTCTACAG CCCTGACAGAAGCCTGGTCCGTCACCAACTTCCTGTATTTcctcatcagtgtgtttgtggcaGTAGTCTTCCTCATATTCTACTGCAGCTTTCCATCTTGTCAAAg GAGGATAATCCTGTGGGTGGACTCAGTTCCTTCTCCAGGCAAAAGCAAAATTCTGTCTGAGCTCAAG TCTGCCACTAGTGGGACGTTCATGCAGAACGACGACGACACCATCTGCAACGTGCTGCACTTCGACACTGTGTCCACATG CTCCTCAGACGTTTCACTGTGGCCAATAAAggacactgacaaaaacagtttGGAGCCTGATGAGGGCTTCTGGAATGAAGAGAACCTGCTCCCCCTTGCCGAGAAGGCTAACCACTCTGACACATCCTCCATGAGCTTCAGCGGACCTTACATCTTCTGTCAG AAATCCCATCCCATCCATATGTCAGCGGATTCAAAGAGTGAAGGAGAAGTCAAAGAAGATAAGAGCTCCCCGGATGACTCCCCTTCCCCTGTTAATTTTGCACTTTTTGGAGAGGGGTATGTGTGTCTACCCAGTCGCACCATGTCCAGGTCCACACAGGATCTCGTATCTCACAGCGAAGccaacaagaacacacacatgtacgACAGCCCTGAGCAGAACCCTCAGTGTCCAGACACCTCGATGTGGACAGGTGAGATGGACGTCCAGCCCGGCATCAGCGAGCTCACCGGCAGGACCCAACCTCCAGCTTACACCTCAAGACCTTTCAGCCCCTGGCCTCAAGGGGGGCAGACGCAGGCCTCGGGGTACTGCTTCCTCCCACAGCCTAAGTGA
- the csf2rb gene encoding cytokine receptor common subunit beta isoform X2, with protein sequence MTHLLWLVLWSVHHCLALSLDPDNCSFHESSSAHNVSPLLESLECYNDYQSYIYCQWKENTTLQLWLKTKNGRELCELYGTVQCKIKPLSLAIGIKHTFFFLNNETPAVCSSAAHGAVHLSQHLRARPPVDLSTHDAADGGRWISWSSPYPSSSSLNKNLTYQLSYRTDTQDNWKTVDVTNTRLKLEKQSLLPGQRYEAKARTRASVGKWSDWTPVVTWKSEDDTGQPPRLHCVLDGETEVTCSWEVSRDLARFIYYQLNCQHNQTPLLEGCCVNPTVTSDLRGTVLTYSCSVNVTDPAHLKLELQPKHISKTFDAFQHIKPKQPEQVEVKKKDGNWVVEWTQPHMNLNLNYQVCYYMTQDEGSSTYVNRTTLDLIIPGESLVPSQQYQVKVRSLVDPGYGSTYEGIPSEWTEPKNWTSHSTALTEAWSVTNFLYFLISVFVAVVFLIFYCSFPSCQRRIILWVDSVPSPGKSKILSELKSATSGTFMQNDDDTICNVLHFDTVSTCSSDVSLWPIKDTDKNSLEPDEGFWNEENLLPLAEKANHSDTSSMSFSGPYIFCQKSHPIHMSADSKSEGEVKEDKSSPDDSPSPVNFALFGEGYVCLPSRTMSRSTQDLVSHSEANKNTHMYDSPEQNPQCPDTSMWTGEMDVQPGISELTGRTQPPAYTSRPFSPWPQGGQTQASGYCFLPQPK encoded by the exons ATGACGCATCTCTTGTGGCTTGTGCTTTGGTCAGTGCACCATTGTCTGGCGCTCTCCTTGGATCCAGATAACTGCTCCTTCCATGAGAGCAGCAGCGCACATAACG TGTCGCCGTTGCTGGAATCCTTAGAGTGCTATAACGACTATCAGTCCTACATCTACTGCCAGtggaaagaaaatacaacattGCAGCTTTGGCTCAAGACTAAAAATGGCAG GGAGTTGTGTGAGCTATATGGGACTGTccagtgtaaaataaaacccCTTTCATTGGCTATTGGCATAAAACacaccttcttcttcctcaaTAATGAGACTCCGGCCGTTTGCTCGTCTGCTGCACATGGAGCTGTGCACCTCTCTCAACACT TGAGAGCACGCCCACCAGTGGACCTGTCCACGCATGATGCAGCCGATGGGGGCAGATGGATCAGCTGGTCCAGCCCTTACCCTTCCTCCTCATCCCTGAACAAAAACCTCACGTACCAGCTCAGCTACAGGACAGACACGCAGGACAACTGGAAA ACCGTGGACGTCACCAACACCAGACTGAAACTAGAGAAGCAATCGCTGCTTCCAGGTCAAAGGTACGAAGCCAAAGCGAGGACCCGGGCCAGTGTGGGCAAGTGGAGCGACTGGACCCCGGTGGTGACCTGGAAGAGTGAAGACG ACACTGGACAGCCTCCCAGATTGCACTGTGTGCTGgatggagagacagaggtgACGTGCAGCTGGGAGGTGAGCAGAGATCTGGCTCGCTTCATTTACTACCAGCTGAACTGTCAACACAACCAGACTCCGTT GCTTGAGGGATGCTGTGTGAACCCAACCGTCACTTCTGACCTCCGAGGGACAGTGCTGACGTACAGCTGCTCAGTGAATGTTACAGACCCTGCACATCTGAAGCTGGAGCTCCaaccaaaacacatttccaaGACTTTTGATGCCTTCCAACACA TTAAACCCAAGCAACCAGAGCAGGTagaggtgaaaaagaaagacGGCAACTGGGTGGTGGAATGGACTCAACCACACATGAATTTAAACCTGAACTATCAGGTCTGCTACTACATGACACAGGATGAA gGAAGCTCTACATATGTGAACAGAACAACATTGGACCTGATCATCCCAGGAGAGTCTCTGGTTCCATCCCAGCAATATCAGGTCAAAGTCAGATCACTGGTTGATCCTGGATATGGTTCCACATATGAGGGGATCCCTTCTGAATGGACTGAGCCTAAAAATTGGACTTCTCATTCTACAG CCCTGACAGAAGCCTGGTCCGTCACCAACTTCCTGTATTTcctcatcagtgtgtttgtggcaGTAGTCTTCCTCATATTCTACTGCAGCTTTCCATCTTGTCAAAg GAGGATAATCCTGTGGGTGGACTCAGTTCCTTCTCCAGGCAAAAGCAAAATTCTGTCTGAGCTCAAG TCTGCCACTAGTGGGACGTTCATGCAGAACGACGACGACACCATCTGCAACGTGCTGCACTTCGACACTGTGTCCACATG CTCCTCAGACGTTTCACTGTGGCCAATAAAggacactgacaaaaacagtttGGAGCCTGATGAGGGCTTCTGGAATGAAGAGAACCTGCTCCCCCTTGCCGAGAAGGCTAACCACTCTGACACATCCTCCATGAGCTTCAGCGGACCTTACATCTTCTGTCAG AAATCCCATCCCATCCATATGTCAGCGGATTCAAAGAGTGAAGGAGAAGTCAAAGAAGATAAGAGCTCCCCGGATGACTCCCCTTCCCCTGTTAATTTTGCACTTTTTGGAGAGGGGTATGTGTGTCTACCCAGTCGCACCATGTCCAGGTCCACACAGGATCTCGTATCTCACAGCGAAGccaacaagaacacacacatgtacgACAGCCCTGAGCAGAACCCTCAGTGTCCAGACACCTCGATGTGGACAGGTGAGATGGACGTCCAGCCCGGCATCAGCGAGCTCACCGGCAGGACCCAACCTCCAGCTTACACCTCAAGACCTTTCAGCCCCTGGCCTCAAGGGGGGCAGACGCAGGCCTCGGGGTACTGCTTCCTCCCACAGCCTAAGTGA
- the pdgfbb gene encoding stress response protein nst1, which translates to MRSWVQLLLVVLAACLWFGVAEGDRLPAALVELVRNSPIASIEDLQLLLLSDSVDEEDGNSAANGGHRLPRSLNAQPAQQALCKVRTEVVEVTRAMLDRSNANFMLWPPCVEVQRCSGCCNTKSLQCVPVVTHTRYLQVMKIEYINKRPAYAKAVVSVVDHVECRCQPAPAPRRKSLRRQHSHQHRNQTLSQGHGQGQVKLHSKDELHQWDELKQNQRPHLEDLLDQHWSSRGDTFPPGEGFSLPGEEPSQSGEAVRHSPHWAHNSTRLHGTKEQTGNPERKDGNKTVFSDNELVEGGDGLLPNSSEGRVTEEDRGKDEGTQTHSLEDNSEFSVGDTWDVSQPVTQSPQAKFSPAQETVSERAGSRFRPTKEPNPDPRNQARRRHNETPEEERILQIEETKLEEERKELLLLHKRLDEEKELLRQQQMKRDEDERQKEKETDRRHQLHGKHHQLQQTTTQRPETTTSTTTTRQPSAPSGHKAPARPSQTRRRMRKNRKRISKAAMRAMLM; encoded by the exons ATGCGCTCGTGGGTACAGCTGCTGCTCGTGGTGCTGGCGGCGTGTCTGTGGTTTGGCGTAGCCGAG GGGGACCGTCTGCCAGCAGCCCTGGTGGAGCTGGTTAGAAACAGCCCCATCGCTTCCATAGAAGAccttcagctgctgttgctctctGACTCCGTAG ATGAGGAAGATGGGAACTCTGCAGCCAATGGAGGTCACAGACTACCAAGGAGCCTAA ACGCTCAGCCAGCCCAGCAGGCTCTGTGTAAAGTTCGTACTGAGGTGGTCGAGGTCACCAGGGCCATGTTGGACCGCAGCAATGCTAACTTTATGTTGTGGCCGCCCTGCGTCGAAGTGCAGCGCTGCtctggctgctgcaacaccaagAGCCTACAGTGTGTCCCTGTGGTCACACACACCAGATACCTGCAG GTCATGAAGAttgaatacataaataaaagacCTGCCTATGCTAAAGCTGTGGTGTCTGTGGTGGATCACGTGGAGTGCAGATGTCAGCCTGCCCCAGCGCCCAGGAGAAAATCGTTGCGTCGACAGCACAGCCACCAGCACAGAAACCAGACGCTCAGCCAAGGACACGGGCAGGGACAG GTAAAGTTGCACTCTAAGGATGAGCTCCATCAGTGGGATGAGCTGAAGCAGAACCAGAGGCCCCACCTGGAGGATCTCCTGGATCAGCACTGGAGCTCCAGAGGAGACACCTTCCCGCCTGGAGAAGGCTTCAGTCTGCCTGGGGAGGAGCCATCTCAGTCCGGAGAGGCTGTTCGTCACAGTCCACACTGGGCACATaactccaccaggctccacgGGACTAAAGAGCAAACTGGGAATCCAGAAAGGAAGGACGGCAACAAAACCGTTTTCTCAGACAACGAATTGGTGGAAGGTGGGGATGGGTTACTGCCCAACAGCAGCGAGGGGAGAGTTACTGAGGAAGACAGGGGCAAGGACGAAGGCACACAGACTCACAGTCTAGAAGACAATTCAGAGTTTTCAGTGGGTGATACGTGGGATGTCTCTCAGCCCGTTACTCAGAGTCCTCAAGCCAAGTTCAGTCCTGCTCAGGAAACCGTTAGCGAGAGAGCTGGGAGCAGGTTCCGACCCACCAAAGAGCCAAATCCAGATCCTCGAAATCAGGCGAGACGGAGACATAACGAGACTCCAGAGGAAGAGAGGATTTTACAGATAGAGGAGACAAAACTcgaggaggagagaaaagagctTCTCCTGCTTCACAAGAGGTTGGACGAAGAAAAGGAGCTACTGCGACAGCAGCAGATGAAACGAGACGAGGACGAAAGGCAGAAGGAAAAGGAGACGGACAGGCGACATCAGCTGCATGGAAAACACCATCAGCTGcagcaaacaacaacacagagaccAG AGACCACAACGTCTACGACCACCACACGACAGCCCTCCGCTCCGTCAGGCCACAAAGCTCCAGCTCGTCCAAGTCAAACgagaagaagaatgaggaaGAATCGGAAACGGATCAGCAAGGCAGCTATGAGAGCCATGCTAATGTAG
- the tmem150b gene encoding modulator of macroautophagy TMEM150B, with amino-acid sequence MWLWALLPICLAVFGTVGIWTVFGIAVTNGSVNLTEGVPYISTCGSYNPQSCLFSQICNTSSVLGLWIVVIRFQQVRDFGNHGWVNTASIVFGFISCVGLSILGNFQVSSILEIHVFGALLAFFVGLAYFWVQLILTYRAEPSQDRCWVGPVRATCCTICTILAFAMIGLHRMRYPSPAAVCEWTLVMLFFCLFGLFAVEFKHIDCHRLTVQKRALETDCFSASM; translated from the exons GTTCGGTATAGCTGTAACAAATGGATCCGTCAACCTCACAGAAGGAGTCCCTTACATCag TACATGTGGCTCATACAACCCCCAGAGTTGTCTCTTCTCCCAGATCTGCAACACTTCTTCTGTTTTAG GCCTGTGGATTGTGGTGATCCGTTTCCAGCAGGTTAGGGACTTTGGAAACCATGGATGGGTCAACACTGCCAGCATTGTTTTCGGCTTCATTTCCTGCGTGGGACTCTCAATCCTTGGCAACTTCCAGGTATCA TCAATTTTGGAAATTCACGTTTTCGGAGCGTTATTGGCGTTCTTTGTTGGCCTGGCCTACTTCTGGGTGCAGCTGATTCTAACGTATCGAGCTGAGCCGTCCCAGGACAGATGCTGGGTCGGTCCTGTCCGGGCGACATGCTGCACCATCTGTACCATCCTGGCCTTTGCTA TGATTGGTCTCCACCGTATGAGATATCCCTCTCCAGCTGCTGTGTGCGAGTGGACCTTAGTCATGTTGTTCTTCTGCCTGTTCGGCCTTTTCGCAGTTGAGTTCAAACACATCGACTGCCACCGCCTCACTGTGCAGAAACGAGCTCTGGAGACCGACTGCTTCTCTGCTTCTATGTAA